From a single Oreochromis niloticus isolate F11D_XX linkage group LG4, O_niloticus_UMD_NMBU, whole genome shotgun sequence genomic region:
- the LOC102079304 gene encoding protein glass, with amino-acid sequence MTKLQLLNAYLTERLTVVVKEILDVVEDTVAEYREETARAKRENESLRRQLRDILLLEAGTEWLKSTRSSLGLAAPDRPGEPERRPRSEEPDSNPNPPRPPPPNVAKPTHEQVVSVQLLAVHSDSSPGPVHLPVEKKLLELRDVAPKPDRLQEAFGKTSPVTSHSSLNPPTVSVPKIHIEVPAVLSEEPRAPPPVLIKAEPDEYSVSEPKGRTDSLTEAANSATEEFWSRAEAERTVVVVRAERQEAERSRKSSQEKPAAGDSAASAFIPELVHRCPRCGEAFGQATSLRLHLEQKRKTYACDWCCKSFAQSADLRRHLRTHTGERPHRCTFCSKSFSQRGNLRRHLRIHTGERPYSCPYCCRTFSDGDTMKKHKRTHSGEKPYRCAQCAKTFTSASGLQIHMKKDMCFVANA; translated from the exons ATGACCAAGCTGCAGCTGCTGAACGCTTACCTGACGGAGCGGCTGACGGTGGTGGTGAAGGAGATCCTGGACGTGGTGGAGGATACGGTGGCCGAGTACCGGGAGGAGACCGCCAGAGCCAAGCGGGAGAACGAGAGCCTGCGGAGGCAGCTGCGGGACATCCTGCTCCTGGAGGCCGGGACCGAGTGGCTGA AGTCCACCAGGTCTAGTCTTGGTTTGGCGGCTCCCGATCGGCCTGGTGAGCCCGAGCGGAGGCCTCGCTCCGAAGAGCCGGACTCCAATCCGAACCCACCCAGACCGCCGCCACCTAATGTGGCCAAGCCCACTCATGAGCAGGTGGTGTCCGTGCAGCTGCTGGCGGTCCACAGCGACTCATCTCCGGGGCCGGTGCACCTGCCTGTGGAGAAGAAGCTCTTGGAGCTGCGGGACGTGGCGCCGAAGCCTGACCGTCTACAGGAAGCGTTTGGGAAAACTTCACCTGTCACCTCGCACTCCTCCCTGAACCCTCCCACTGTCTCCGTCCCCAAAATTCACATTGAAGTTCCTGCAGTGCTCAGTGAGGAGCCCCGGGCTCCGCCCCCCGTGCTCATCAAAGCTGAACCTGATGAGTACAGCGTGAGCGAGCCCAAAGGTCGCACAGACTCTCTGACTGAGGCTGCAAACAGTGCCACAGAAGAGTTCTGGAGCAGGGCGGAGGCAGAGAGGACGGTGGTGGTGGTGCGCGCTGAGAGGCAGGAAGCTGAGCGGAGCAGGAAGTCCTCCCAGGAGAAGCCGGCAGCCGGAGACAGCGCAGCCTCCGCTTTCATCCCCGAACTTGTCCATCGCTGCCCGCGCTGTGGCGAGGCCTTCGGACAGGCCACCAGCCTCCGCCTCCACCTGGAGCAGAAGAGGAAGACCTACGCCTGCGACTGGTGCTGCAAGTCTTTCGCGCAGTCGGCCGACCTGCGGCGTCACCTGCGCACGCACACAGGGGAGCGGCCGCATCGCTGCACCTTCTGCTCCAAGAGCTTCAGCCAGAGAGGAAACCTGCGACGGCACCTGCGCATCCACACAGGCGAGCGGCCATACAGCTGCCCGTACTGCTGCCGCACCTTCAGCGACGGCGACACCATGAAGAAGCACAAGCGCACGCACTCGGGAGAGAAACCGTACCGCTGTGCGCAGTGCGCCAAGACCTTCACCAGCGCCAGCGGCCTGCAGATTCACATGAAGAAGGACATGTGCTTTGTGGCTAACGCCTGA